AAAAGCCGTCCCCGAAGAGCGCGCCGTGGACGAATTAATCGAGCTAATGCGCGAAGACGGCAAGTGGATTGAAAAGGAAGTGGTGGGCGAACCGGTGGGAGTTTAATGATGAGTTTGTCTAAACTGATTTACGAGTCATGAAAGAAGTCTGGGAAATTCTTATTGTTTCTTTTTGCGGCTTGATTTTATGGCCTAATACCTCGCAAGGCCAGACTCTGCAATCGTCAGTATCCAAGGATACTATAGTTGTAGCTGATGGTCCTTATGTCTATGTAGATAGTATGCCTTCATTGTCCAGTGACCAAAATTTGAGCAATGCGAAAAAAGAAATCAGAATTCATAATGCAATTCAAAAAGGTCTTGTATATCCGGCGGATTTCAAACCGATCAATAAGCCAGCTAAAGTTTTTGTTCGATTTATGGTTGCTCGGGATGGCCGAATTACTGACGTAGTGCCAATGCCTGCCTTTGACAAAAGATTAAACAATGCTTGCCTCGAAGCGGCTGCCGCTGCTGTAAGAACATTGGGTACTCTTAATCCCGGCATTCAGAAAGGGCGCGCTGTACCAGTTGGTATTACAACTGGAATCGATTTTGGAAAAGAAGCTAATTAATAGCGTTTTTTGTGCCTTCATCCGCCACATGGCGATGACGTACTAAATTTTCCAGCCGTTACCAAAATGCTTCTGCTATTTGCCTGTTACAACCTGAGTATTATTGATGCTTGATTTTAGTTTTATCCCCGACGAAAAACCCGTGCATCACCGGGGCTTAACCTATGTCGGCGGTATTGAGTACGAGGAATTTGTACAAGCCCAGAATTTAAAAATAATTGAAAGTCACCTCGATTATTACGGTAAGTTTCGCTGGATAAGTCAGAACGTGCAACAAAAGCGGGTAATGCTAACGCCTGCCGTTGCTGCGGCTATACCCAATCTGGCTTCCATCTTAAAGCAAGCATTTGCAGCTGATTGCGGCTTGTTAGCTTTTGGCGATTGATATGGTTACTTCTGCATCAGTTCAATTGCTCCGGCAGCATGGTTTAACAATTCTCCCGCAGCTCCTCACTCTGCTCGAAGTAACCGCCCTGCTGCACTGCATCGAAAGCGCCCCCGCGGCTGGCGCCAATTTCCGGCGTAGCCAGGACGTGTTTGCAATTCGCAATTTGCTGGAAGAAATAGCGGCGCTGGGGGCCCTATTAAATACTGCTGCGCTGCGTGACGTGTTGGGCGAATTGTTTCCGACCGGCTGCCACCTCACCAAGGCTATTTATTTCGACAAGCCGGCGGGCTCGAACTGGCTAGTGGCTTGGCACCAGGATTTGATGATTAACGTGGAGCACCGCGCCGATGTGCTCGGCTTTGGGCCCTGGACGGCCAAGGCCGGCTGGGTGGCGGTGCAGCCGCCGGTGGAAGTGCTTGAAAACACCATCACCGTGCGCCTGCACCTCGACGACTGCGACGCCACTAATGGGGCCCTGAAAGTGGTGCCCGGCTCGCACCGGCGTGGCGTGGTGCCGGCCGAAACCATTGCTGGCCAAACAGCTACGGCCGCTGTGTGCGCCGTGCCCGCCGGTGGGGCCCTGCTGATGAAGCCGCTGCTACTGCACGCCTCCAACCGCAGCACCAGCGACCGGCCGCGGCGGGTGGTTCATCTGGAGTTTTCGGCCCAGGAGCTGCCCGCGGGGCTGGTGTGGCGCGAGCGGCGGGCGCTGTGGCACGCTCGGTGAAGCTTGCGCGGCAGGCTGGGGGCCCGAAAACTGCTGGGTAACTAGCAGGGGTCGGCCGTCCGCCTTAGGCAGCTGCGTCGGCCTGGCCGCCCGCGCCGGGTTTATTGGCTTTCATGAGGAAAACGAGCCCGATGGAAAACAGGCAGGCGAACCCCAACAGGTAGAAGGCGTCGGTGTAAGCCAGGGTGGTGGCCTGCTGCTGCACGACCCGGTAGATGGCCCCCTGGGCCTGCCGCATGGCATCGACCCCGCTGGCGTTGACCCGGCCGAACACGGAGGTAGCGAACTGGCGCAGGCCCGCCGCGTAGTCGGGGTTGGTGAAGGTGAGGTGGTCGACGATGCGGCTCTGGTGGAACTGGCTGCGGCGGGCAATTACGGTTTCGATGGCCGCGATACCAAAGCCGCCCCCGATGGTTTGCACCAGGTTGGTGAACATAGCCACTTGGTTGGTTTTGGACTTGGCCAGGCCCACGTAGGAAGCCACGGTAATGGGCACGAACAGGAAGCCCAGCCCCAGGCTTTGGTAGATGCGCGCCGTGGCCACCGTGCGAAAATCAACGGTGGTGCTCAGGATGTGCGCGTAGTAGAAGCAGGCCAACGAGCTAACTACCAGGCCAAAGCCGATCAGCCAGCGGGCCTGCACCTTGCCCGTTAGCCAGCCCACAATGGGCATCAGCAAAATCAGCGACAGGCCGCCCGGCGTGATGGCCAGGCCGCTATCGACGGCCCGGTAGCCCAGCAGCGACTGCAAAAACTGCGGCAGCTGCGTGGTGCTGCCGTAGAGCAGCGCGCCCACCACGAACATGACCAGCATGGCAGCCGTGAACGTGCGGCTGCGGAACAGGCTCAGGTCGAGGAGCGGGTTTTTGGCGCGCATCTCCCAGATAATGCCGCCCACCAGTAGCACCGCCGCCGCAACACTGAGCAGGATAATGGCCTGCGAGCTGAACCAGTCGTCGCGCTCGCCCCGGCTCAGCACGTATTGCAACGCGCTCAGGCCCAGGCCCAGCAGGCTCAGGCCGATGTAGTCCACGCTGATGCCCTTGGCCCAGGCGTTGGCTTTTTCCTTCACCAGCTCCGGCGGGTCTTTCACCAGCGCCGTCACCAAGAACGCGGTGATGAGGGCAATGGGCACGTTGACGAAAAACACCCAGTGCCAGCTGTAGCTGTCCACGAGCCAGCCGCAGAGCAGGGGCCCCACCGTGGGGGCCACCACCGTGGCCACGCCAAACAGCGCAAACGCCTGCCCCTGCTCCTCGGGCGGAAAGGAATCTTTGAGAATGGCCTGGCCGACGGGCGGAATAATGCCGCCGCACAGACCTTGAAAGGCTCGCATGACCAGCAGCATGCCCAGCGACGACGACAGCCCGCACAGCAGCGACGACACCCCGTAGGCCACTAGCGCCAGCATGAACAGGCGCGACCGCCCAATGGCCGTGGACAAAAAGCTCGCCGTGGGTAGCATCACGGCCTTGGCCACCAGCAGCACCGTGATGACCCAAGTCACGTCGTCTTGCGAGGCACCGAGGCTGCCGCCGATGTTTTGCAGGGCCACCGACACGCTGGAGTTGTCCAGCACGTCCATGAACGTGCCCAGCGCCACCGTGATGGCGATGGCCCACTTGAGGTGACCGGCCAGCCCGGCCCCGGCGGGCTTAGACAAGGTTTGCGTTTGCGCCATGACGAAGGGAAAAGGAGGGGAAGGGCTGCCGGCGTTAGCGCGGCGTGGTGTGCAGGTGGGTGCGCGCCTGCGCCACGGCTTCCTGGTAGTGGTTGAGGAAATCGGCGAGGATTTCTTCCTGCGTCACGCTCTCAATCTGGCGGTCGTCGCGCCAGGTGCCTAGTAACTCGATAGTTTTGGTGCGGGTGGGCTCCTTGTCATCTTGCTTGTCGCCGCCGCCTTCCGGGGCCTCATCGCCGCCCTCTTTACCGTCGGCCTTGTCGTCGTCCTTCTTCTTGTCCTTTTTATCGTCCTTCTCTTCTTTGGGCGGCGCCTCGGGCTGGCCCTGCTCGGCTTCAATGGCCTTAGCCAGCTTGTTTTCCTCGAACCAGCAGTGCACGTAGGGCAGTACGGCCTCGATGCGTACCTCGGCCACCACGGCGTACTGAAACTCGACGGGGCCATCCAGGTGCCGGATAATGAGGTACACGCGGCCATCGTCGAGGCCGGTGTCGCAGGTGCGGGCGTGGGGGCGCAGGGCGGCGGCAGCCGTTTCGAGGGCCGGGCGCGCGGTATTGTTATAGAAGTCGGTCTGGCGCTTCAGGTTGTCGATAAATGCCTGGTCCTCTTGCGCGAGGTTGGCAAAAAAGCCGTTGAGGTCGGCTTCCCAGCGGCCGGGGGGGGTAGGGGCTTCCATGATTGAAGAGCGGTTGAACTTGATAGTAAGAAGGTTACTGGGGCCCCACCCGGCGGCGGGCGGCGTGGTTCACTACGCGGGGGCTGGCCTCGACGTGGGTGGTATCGGCGGCCTGCCGGGTGGGCACCACGGTGATGTCCACCTCGGGCGTCACCGACATGCCGGGGGCCAGCAGGTGCAGGTCGGGCTGGCCGTTGAACACGATTTTGACCGGGATGCGCTGCACCACCTTCACGTAGTTGCCGGTAGCATTCTCGGCCGGCAGCAGGCTGAAGCGTGCCCCAGTGCCCCGCTGGAAGCTCTCGACCGACCCCCGAAACTGCTCGCCCGAATAGGTGTCGACCTCAATCAACACCGGCTGGCCTACCCGCATGTGGGCCAGCTGCGTCTCCTTAAAGTTGGCCGTCACCCACAGCTGCCCGTAGGTGATGAGCAGCAACTGCTGGCCCACGGCCACGGTCTGGCCCTCGTCCACGGCCTTGCCTGTTACGCGCCCGGTTTCGGTGGCGTAGAGCTTGGTGTAGGAGAGCTGGAGCCGGGCCTGGTCGGCGGCGGCCTGGGCCTGGGCAATCTGGGCGTCGGACACGCTGATTTGCTCGGTGGCCTGGCGGTAGTCGTTGCGGGCCTGGGCCACCACGGCGGTGGCCTGGCTGGCCTGGGCGCGGGCGGCCTGGGTGCGTTGGTCGGCGGCGGCGGCCTGGTCGGCGCTGGCGCGGGCGGTGGTCAGGGCCTGGTCGTAGCGCTGGCGCGACACGGCATCGGTCTTGTACAGCTCGGCGTAGCGCTGCTCGTTGCGGGCGTCGTTGGCGGCCTGGGCGTGGGCGGCGCGCGCCTCGGCCTGGGCCTGGGCCGCGCTGGCCTCGGCGGCGGCTAGTTGGGCCTGCTGCTGGGCAATCACGCTGCGCCGCGAGGCGCTGGCCTGCTCGGCGGTGTTGCGCTGGGCGCGGGCGCTGGTCACCTGAGCCTCGGCCTGGGCCAGCTGGGCCTGGTAGTCGCGCGGGTCTATTTCCATTAGCAGCGTGCCTTTCTTTACCAGCTGGTTGTCACGCACGTACACCTTCAGCACCTGGCCGGCCGCGCGCGGACTCACCCGCACGGCATTGCCCTCTACGAAGGCGTCGTCGGTAGTCTCGTGGTCGCTGGTGTATAGATAGTAGCGCACGCCCCAAATCAGCAGCAGCACCAACCCCACCGCCGCCAGGATGAGAAACCAGGTGCGCCGGTAAATGGGCTTTTCGGTGGTGTCGGCGGGTGCATCCTTGGCCTGTGGCTGCACGCGGCGCGGGTTGTTACCCACGCGCCGGTCGGGCGCGTCCGAAGGGTCGGCGACTTGCCGCCGGGCGGGAGACGTAAGGTGATCGGCCATGAGGGGGGTAGGGTTCAGAATCTGGTTTCTTGCCGGCTGATTTTGCCTTGCTGAATAAACTGTCTGGGAAGCTCAGGATGACAGATGGTGGGCTTTCAAAATCATCTTAAAAACAACTACTTATAAGCGAAAAGACTGCGCTGTGCCGGTAGCCGCAGCGAAATTGAGCCGGGCCGCGCCGTACTGGGCCAGGGCCTGCACGCGCAGGGCGCGGGCGTTGGCCAGGGCCGCCTGCGCTTGCAGCACTTCGAGGTTGTCGGCCACGCCGGCCCGGAAGCGCTGGGTGGCCAGCGCCAGCTCGCGGCCGGCCAGGGCCAGCTGCTCGTCGGCGGCCTGCACCTGGGCGGCGGCCAGGTTCCAGCCAATCAGGGCCTGGCGCACGTCCTGCTCCACCTGGCCGCGGGTGTTGCCCAGCTCCAACTCGGCTTGGCGCTGCTCGCTCAGGGCGGCCTTCACCCGGCCGCCGACGTAGCCACCGTCGAACACGGGCACGCTCAGCGTCACGCCGTAGGTGCGGGTGATGCGGTCGCTTTTAAAGGGCGTCACGGCCGACTGCCCGTAGTCGCCGGCTGCGCTGATGATGGGGTAGCGGGCGGCGGCGCGGGCGCGGCGGTCCAGTTCTTTTTGGGCGATGGTTTGCTCCGCGATGCGCGCATCCAGCCGGGCGGCTTGGGCCGGCGCCAGGGCTTGTTCCACGGTGGGCACGGCCTCGGCGCGGGCCACCAATGTATCGGTGAGTGCCGTGGCGCTGCCCTGGGGCAGGCCCACGGCGCGCTCCAGGTCGAGGCGGTCCTGGGTGGCGCTGGCCTCGGCCTGGATTAGGCGCAGGCGCTGCTGCGACGCGCGCACCTCGGCCCGCACCACGTCGATGCCGTCGGCCACGCCCGCGTCGCGCTGCTTTTGGGCCAGCTGGCGCAGGGCTTCGGCCAGCACCAGGTCGGCGCGGGCGGCCCGCACTTCCAGGGTGCCGCGCTGGGCGGTGAGGTAGGCCAGGGCCACGAACGTGGCCACCTGCTCGCGGGCCAGCTCGGCGGTGAGGTCGGCCACGCGCACGGCGGCGGTACTGCTTTTGTACTCGCGCATCGCGGCCAGGTTCAGCAGGGCCTGCGAGAAGTTGAGCCGCGCGTCAAACGTGTTGAAGGGCCCCACGAACGACGGAATGGTGGGGGCCGCGGCCGCGCCACCGCCGGTACCACCGCCCATGCCGGTGCCCGTCATGTCCTGGCCGCCGCTGGGTGCCAGGCCCTGCGCGACCAGGTTGAGGGTGCGGTTTTGCTGGTAGGCCGTGCCGTTGAGGTTGGGCAGCAGGAAGGAGCGCACCTGCTGCCGCAGGGCCCGCGCTTCCGTGGCCCGCTCGGCGGCGAGCAGGGTGGTGAGGTTGTTTTCCAGGCCGATGGCCACGGCTTGGGGCAGGCTGAGCTGCGCCGGGGCCACGGCCAGCACGCGGGCCGCGCCAGTGGAAGCGCCCATCATGCCGCCGCCGCGCGGGGCTCCACCAAACGAGGCCTGCGGCGTGGTGGTGCCGCTGGGTTCGCCCACCGTGCCGGTGCCGCCGGGGCTTGGGGCAACCTGGCCCGCTGGCGCCATTTGCCCGGCCCCCGTGGGCATTGGGTTGGGTGGCCCGTCCGGCGGCCGCTGCATTTGCCGCTCCTGGGCAGTTTGCTGCATTTGCTGCTGCCGCTGCTGCAATTCCTGCTGCTGCTGCTGGCCCACGGGAGGGCCCCCAATGCCGCTGGGCTGGCCGCTACCAGCCGGGGCGGGCCGCGTGGCCGGTGGAGCCGCCGGGTTCGACTGCGCCGCCGCGCCCAACGTTACGGCTAGCAGTCCCAGGCTGGCGGCCGCGGCTCGGTAATAGCGGCCCGGCGGAAAGAATAGATTTCGCATACACGCCAGCAATAGGCTTTAATACCCTTTTAATGTCGGTTTGAACGCGAAAAACCCGTAGTTGGCTGGAGTGTTTAGAAAAAAATCCCGGCTCCTCTGGCTTACCTGAACCGTAAGTGAGGACAAACATGCGCATTTAGTACCCGCTACTGCTGAGTAGTGCGGGTCGGTGTGGGTAGGGGCCCCGCCACCAGGGGCCCGGTAACGACAGTTGGTGCCGGGCCTCGTCAAACTCGCCCTCGCTCTTGGGGCCACCACCAGCGGGGCGGGTAGCGCGCGCTTCGCTCATAAAGCAGCGGGTGATTCGCCTGGAAGTTTCGGCCCAGGAGCAGCTACCCGTAGGGCTTGCCTGGCGCGAGCGTGGGGCGTGGGCATAACATGAAAAGGGCCGCGCGAACCAATAATTCACGCGGCCCTTTTTTGGCCCTGTTCTGGGGGCCCCGGCTACAGAATGGCCGGCATCTGCATCGTTATTTCGGGGCGGTACCTGACGTCGTTCACGTTGGTGAAATCGGGGCGGGCGCGGTAATTGAGCGTGATTTTGGCTTGGTGGCCGTCGAGCAGCACGTTCACGCCGCCGTCAAACAAATGCACGTCCTGGACGCGGTGCCGTCTTCGCGGCGCAGGCCCTTGTAGCGGCCGTGGGTATAGCTGGTGCAGGGCTGCATGCGGGCCTTAGGTCCCAGCAGGCGGTGGGGCAGCAAGTAGCCGGTTTGGGTGGGTTGGGCCGCGTCGGCAAGGGCGAAGCGCGGCCCGGCTGCAGGCCAAGACAGAAAAGAACAACCGTTGGAAAGGAACGAACGCCCGGGGCCCTAGCGGGCCATGAGGTCGGGCTGCTGCGCCACGAGGGGCAGCTCGGCCGCCGGCTCGGGCCGCTGGGCTTCGGGCACCGAGCGGCCTTGCAGGGCCAGCTGGTGGCGGGCCTCGTCGAACTCGCCCTCGCTCTTGGCGATGACCAGCGTGGCCACGCCGTTGCCGATGACGTTGGTGATGGCGCGCGCCTCGCTCATAAAGCGGTCGACGCCCAGCAGCAGAGCCACGCTCTCGACCGGGATGACCTTGGTGGCGGCCAGTGTGGAGGCCAGCACGATGAAGCCCGACCCGGTGACGCCCGCCGCGCCCTTGCTCGTGACGACGAGGATGGCAATCAGCGAGAGCTGCTGGGTGAGCGAGAGCGGAATGTTAAAAGCCTGGGCCAGAAAGATAACCGCGATGGAGAGGTAGATGGACGTGCCGTCGAGGTTGAAAGAATAGCCGGTGGGAATGACCAGGCCGGCCACCGAGCGCGAGCAGCCGTAGCGCTCCATCTTGTCGATCATGCGGGGCAGGGCCGATTCGGACGACGAGGTGCCCAGCACCAGCAGAATTTCCTCCTTGATGAAGCTCAGGTAGGGCCCCAGGCGCA
This genomic stretch from Hymenobacter sp. PAMC 26628 harbors:
- a CDS encoding energy transducer TonB encodes the protein MKEVWEILIVSFCGLILWPNTSQGQTLQSSVSKDTIVVADGPYVYVDSMPSLSSDQNLSNAKKEIRIHNAIQKGLVYPADFKPINKPAKVFVRFMVARDGRITDVVPMPAFDKRLNNACLEAAAAAVRTLGTLNPGIQKGRAVPVGITTGIDFGKEAN
- a CDS encoding phytanoyl-CoA dioxygenase family protein, which codes for MVTSASVQLLRQHGLTILPQLLTLLEVTALLHCIESAPAAGANFRRSQDVFAIRNLLEEIAALGALLNTAALRDVLGELFPTGCHLTKAIYFDKPAGSNWLVAWHQDLMINVEHRADVLGFGPWTAKAGWVAVQPPVEVLENTITVRLHLDDCDATNGALKVVPGSHRRGVVPAETIAGQTATAAVCAVPAGGALLMKPLLLHASNRSTSDRPRRVVHLEFSAQELPAGLVWRERRALWHAR
- a CDS encoding DHA2 family efflux MFS transporter permease subunit, whose amino-acid sequence is MAQTQTLSKPAGAGLAGHLKWAIAITVALGTFMDVLDNSSVSVALQNIGGSLGASQDDVTWVITVLLVAKAVMLPTASFLSTAIGRSRLFMLALVAYGVSSLLCGLSSSLGMLLVMRAFQGLCGGIIPPVGQAILKDSFPPEEQGQAFALFGVATVVAPTVGPLLCGWLVDSYSWHWVFFVNVPIALITAFLVTALVKDPPELVKEKANAWAKGISVDYIGLSLLGLGLSALQYVLSRGERDDWFSSQAIILLSVAAAVLLVGGIIWEMRAKNPLLDLSLFRSRTFTAAMLVMFVVGALLYGSTTQLPQFLQSLLGYRAVDSGLAITPGGLSLILLMPIVGWLTGKVQARWLIGFGLVVSSLACFYYAHILSTTVDFRTVATARIYQSLGLGFLFVPITVASYVGLAKSKTNQVAMFTNLVQTIGGGFGIAAIETVIARRSQFHQSRIVDHLTFTNPDYAAGLRQFATSVFGRVNASGVDAMRQAQGAIYRVVQQQATTLAYTDAFYLLGFACLFSIGLVFLMKANKPGAGGQADAAA
- a CDS encoding HlyD family secretion protein, with translation MADHLTSPARRQVADPSDAPDRRVGNNPRRVQPQAKDAPADTTEKPIYRRTWFLILAAVGLVLLLIWGVRYYLYTSDHETTDDAFVEGNAVRVSPRAAGQVLKVYVRDNQLVKKGTLLMEIDPRDYQAQLAQAEAQVTSARAQRNTAEQASASRRSVIAQQQAQLAAAEASAAQAQAEARAAHAQAANDARNEQRYAELYKTDAVSRQRYDQALTTARASADQAAAADQRTQAARAQASQATAVVAQARNDYRQATEQISVSDAQIAQAQAAADQARLQLSYTKLYATETGRVTGKAVDEGQTVAVGQQLLLITYGQLWVTANFKETQLAHMRVGQPVLIEVDTYSGEQFRGSVESFQRGTGARFSLLPAENATGNYVKVVQRIPVKIVFNGQPDLHLLAPGMSVTPEVDITVVPTRQAADTTHVEASPRVVNHAARRRVGPQ
- a CDS encoding TolC family protein gives rise to the protein MRNLFFPPGRYYRAAAASLGLLAVTLGAAAQSNPAAPPATRPAPAGSGQPSGIGGPPVGQQQQQELQQRQQQMQQTAQERQMQRPPDGPPNPMPTGAGQMAPAGQVAPSPGGTGTVGEPSGTTTPQASFGGAPRGGGMMGASTGAARVLAVAPAQLSLPQAVAIGLENNLTTLLAAERATEARALRQQVRSFLLPNLNGTAYQQNRTLNLVAQGLAPSGGQDMTGTGMGGGTGGGAAAAPTIPSFVGPFNTFDARLNFSQALLNLAAMREYKSSTAAVRVADLTAELAREQVATFVALAYLTAQRGTLEVRAARADLVLAEALRQLAQKQRDAGVADGIDVVRAEVRASQQRLRLIQAEASATQDRLDLERAVGLPQGSATALTDTLVARAEAVPTVEQALAPAQAARLDARIAEQTIAQKELDRRARAAARYPIISAAGDYGQSAVTPFKSDRITRTYGVTLSVPVFDGGYVGGRVKAALSEQRQAELELGNTRGQVEQDVRQALIGWNLAAAQVQAADEQLALAGRELALATQRFRAGVADNLEVLQAQAALANARALRVQALAQYGAARLNFAAATGTAQSFRL